The following are from one region of the Silene latifolia isolate original U9 population chromosome 9, ASM4854445v1, whole genome shotgun sequence genome:
- the LOC141602509 gene encoding GDSL esterase/lipase 4-like isoform X2, with amino-acid sequence MSFQNKKMFHYFQMAKSRCGMVLTIFVMLMCITLILYSPLNYDAPFNLTRKSPPLSPLEVPNIAPINIRDSTPPINTPAIMAPDHPVEKKVVEKAVTCPVYIFGDSLYDTGIAFFLGMGPMADSYPYGKTYFKRPAGRFSDGLLIPDYIAQHANQPFPEPYGNPVLVEYSRSVNFAGAAAGVLVDGRNYSLNLKLQTDLFEEMVGKMKLQYGKKKTKEIVSKAVLVFNIGSNDYTDIWIQNEKPLNSTFVNAFVNKILGNFTVAITRMYKQGARKFAFQNYGPMGCLPLYRQDDAHCAEGLNDLATLHNAGFAALANTWARHLPGFKYIIYDFYTSLMARVLNGAKYDFKETQTACCGSGRFHAKFTCMEKANFTLCKDIPSHLFFDPAHTTQKANEQFAKEFWSGPPNLVVPFNMEKLCSID; translated from the exons ATGAGCTTTCAAAATAAGAAGATGTTCCACTACTTTCAAATGGCTAAATCAAGATGTGGTATGGTGCTTACAATATTCGTAATGCTTATGTGCATAACATTGATACTTTACTCTCCTTTGAATTACGACGCCCCCTTTAATCTTACTCGAAAGTCGCCGCCGTTGTCACCGCTTGAGGTGCCAAATATTGCCCCAATTAACATTCGAGATAGCACACCACCAATCAATACTCCAGCAATAATGGCACCAGATCACCCTGTCGAAAAAAAGGTTGTAGAGAAGGCCGTTACATGTCCTGTATATATCTTTGGCGATTCTCTTTACGACACAGGCATAGCCTTTTTCTTGGGCATGGGACCAATGGCAGACTCCTACCCTTATGGTAAGACCTACTTCAAGCGACCTGCCGGTAGGTTTTCtgacggtcttctaattcccgaTTATATAG CTCAACACGCGAATCAGCCATTTCCAGAACCATACGGAAATCCTGTACTAGTCGAGTATTCGAGGTCCGTCAACTTCGCTGGTGCAGCAGCTGGTGTGCTTGTTGACGGTCGTAATTATTCG CTAAATCTGAAGTTGCAAACAGACTTATTTGAGGAAATGGTTGGGAAGATGAAGTTACAATATGGAAAGAAGAAAACCAAGGAGATCGTATCCAAAGCAGTGCTAGTCTTCAACATTGGCTCCAATGACTACACTGACATTTGGATACAAAATGAGAAACCACTCAATTCTACTTTTGTCAATGCATTTGTCAACAAAATTCTCGGCAATTTTACTGTTGCCATCACC AGAATGTACAAGCAAGGAGCAAGGAAATTTGCATTTCAAAATTATGGGCCGATGGGGTGCTTACCGCTATACCGTCAAGATGATGCACATTGTGCAGAGGGCCTAAATGATTTGGCCACATTGCACAATGCTGGATTTGCTGCATTAGCTAATACATGGGCTCGTCATTTACCTGGATTTAAGTACATCATTTATGATTTCTATACATCCTTAATGGCCCGTGTGCTTAATGGCGCTAAATATG ATTTCAAGGAAACTCAAACTGCGTGTTGTGGAAGTGGTCGATTTCATGCCAAATTCACTTGTATGGAAaaggctaatttcacgctttgcAAAGATATACCATCTCACTTATTCTTTGATCCTGCACATACGACTCAGAAAGCTAATGAACAATTTGCTAAAGAATTTTGGAGTGGCCCACCCAACCTCGTCGTGCCTTTCAATATGGAGAAGTTATGTAGCATTGACTAA
- the LOC141602509 gene encoding GDSL esterase/lipase 4-like isoform X1, with amino-acid sequence MSFQNKKMFHYFQMAKSRCGMVLTIFVMLMCITLILYSPLNYDAPFNLTRKSPPLSPLEVPNIAPINIRDSTPPINTPAIMAPDHPVEKKVVEKAVTCPVYIFGDSLYDTGIAFFLGMGPMADSYPYGKTYFKRPAGRFSDGLLIPDYIGTPSESVNYLPFYFFIFLKNKQIFVLLAAQHANQPFPEPYGNPVLVEYSRSVNFAGAAAGVLVDGRNYSLNLKLQTDLFEEMVGKMKLQYGKKKTKEIVSKAVLVFNIGSNDYTDIWIQNEKPLNSTFVNAFVNKILGNFTVAITRMYKQGARKFAFQNYGPMGCLPLYRQDDAHCAEGLNDLATLHNAGFAALANTWARHLPGFKYIIYDFYTSLMARVLNGAKYDFKETQTACCGSGRFHAKFTCMEKANFTLCKDIPSHLFFDPAHTTQKANEQFAKEFWSGPPNLVVPFNMEKLCSID; translated from the exons ATGAGCTTTCAAAATAAGAAGATGTTCCACTACTTTCAAATGGCTAAATCAAGATGTGGTATGGTGCTTACAATATTCGTAATGCTTATGTGCATAACATTGATACTTTACTCTCCTTTGAATTACGACGCCCCCTTTAATCTTACTCGAAAGTCGCCGCCGTTGTCACCGCTTGAGGTGCCAAATATTGCCCCAATTAACATTCGAGATAGCACACCACCAATCAATACTCCAGCAATAATGGCACCAGATCACCCTGTCGAAAAAAAGGTTGTAGAGAAGGCCGTTACATGTCCTGTATATATCTTTGGCGATTCTCTTTACGACACAGGCATAGCCTTTTTCTTGGGCATGGGACCAATGGCAGACTCCTACCCTTATGGTAAGACCTACTTCAAGCGACCTGCCGGTAGGTTTTCtgacggtcttctaattcccgaTTATATAGGTACTCCCTCTGAATCTGTTAattatttacctttttatttttttatttttttgaaaaacaaacaaatatttGTATTATTGGCAGCTCAACACGCGAATCAGCCATTTCCAGAACCATACGGAAATCCTGTACTAGTCGAGTATTCGAGGTCCGTCAACTTCGCTGGTGCAGCAGCTGGTGTGCTTGTTGACGGTCGTAATTATTCG CTAAATCTGAAGTTGCAAACAGACTTATTTGAGGAAATGGTTGGGAAGATGAAGTTACAATATGGAAAGAAGAAAACCAAGGAGATCGTATCCAAAGCAGTGCTAGTCTTCAACATTGGCTCCAATGACTACACTGACATTTGGATACAAAATGAGAAACCACTCAATTCTACTTTTGTCAATGCATTTGTCAACAAAATTCTCGGCAATTTTACTGTTGCCATCACC AGAATGTACAAGCAAGGAGCAAGGAAATTTGCATTTCAAAATTATGGGCCGATGGGGTGCTTACCGCTATACCGTCAAGATGATGCACATTGTGCAGAGGGCCTAAATGATTTGGCCACATTGCACAATGCTGGATTTGCTGCATTAGCTAATACATGGGCTCGTCATTTACCTGGATTTAAGTACATCATTTATGATTTCTATACATCCTTAATGGCCCGTGTGCTTAATGGCGCTAAATATG ATTTCAAGGAAACTCAAACTGCGTGTTGTGGAAGTGGTCGATTTCATGCCAAATTCACTTGTATGGAAaaggctaatttcacgctttgcAAAGATATACCATCTCACTTATTCTTTGATCCTGCACATACGACTCAGAAAGCTAATGAACAATTTGCTAAAGAATTTTGGAGTGGCCCACCCAACCTCGTCGTGCCTTTCAATATGGAGAAGTTATGTAGCATTGACTAA